A genomic window from Labrus bergylta chromosome 7, fLabBer1.1, whole genome shotgun sequence includes:
- the ptprjb.1 gene encoding receptor-type tyrosine-protein phosphatase eta, producing the protein MHVTWSKPEGGSSFYRVQWTNEGKDETLNVTETHINITNLTAGVQYEISVIAVAEDHITEGNSTMVSHYTIPEVVEKLTVVYVTTSSISLEWTKPKGESSFYRVQWTDGTTNNNKNVTETRINVTDLTAGVLYDFTVIAVAGDNTTESEMAETFHYTKPNIIQNLTVTELTTSSMYVTWSKPEEGSSFYRVQWTNEGKDETLNVTETHINITNLTAGVQYEISVIAVAEDHITEGNSTMVSHYTIPEVVEKLTVVYVTTSSISLEWTKPKGESSFYRVQWTDGTTNNNKNVTETRINVTDLTAGVRYDFTVIAVAGDNTTESEMAETFHYTKPNIIQNLTVTELTTSSMYVTWSKPEGGSSFYRVQWTNEGKDETLNVTETHINITNLTAGVQYEISVIAVAEDHITEGNSTMVSHYTIPEVVEKLTVVYVTTSSISLKWTKPKGESSFYRVQWTDGTTNNNKNVTKTKINVTDLTAGVRYDFTVIAVAGDNTTESEMAETFHYTKPGQIVSHDESTNIFSIYLNWTQPPGEVFKYRVEWHNGGTVKSNYTNSAHFEVPDLIPGTSYTIQIMALNGANETGEPYTFTSVTKPAAVRDLAIKTITSSSVTLSWTKPEGNATSYIVRWAEGENSKVNTTINTFFTINDLTPGFQYSITVVAVAVNLSNKGEEISESTFTRPVKPVDITVEPRGTDSLNISWTLREGRVDCYMVNISNDKLMYAISNKTKEATFLFTGLHPGRVFNVTVTAVAGNFAETSDQSSFATYPTPPGSINISHRTNSSLSVVWATPALMENAPHISYHIIYYSSKNNVLYNYSNTDKIELFQLSSGTRYNISVQTVGPEHLKSSKVVYSTLTLPNPVLNLKSSTKSTTSVEVTWSPPQGVQDYYRYLVQTVSPTGTNESVSTNSAELSKLEPGTKYNISVRTIAAQGIESADEFTFSYTRPTAVPSITVENVTTTSVQLSWLRQSDHKPSYSYLVMALQDTKLVHNESTEKETYTFSDLYPGSFYTFKVVTVVDGVKSSETNISSYTKPAVVSDIFIKGSTTNLSVSWSQACGQVDSYTALLYRDGVLVGNSKDVNGTILNELFEDLKPGVLYCVAVVTKSGPFLNKSEKVCNATFPNPPGAIMVESQTVDSINFTWSLPKNMDHMQYNFSVSTKNGSCLVGNNSYPLTDLQSGSPYNISVVTVGVWNYESSAVKAQNYTKPHPVTVRGDETLITTNKVTLFWEQPEKKSHYSYVVEVSSGAPPQTVNETTITITGLSSGSNYSFTVTTQTADGTKAAPVAVSYFTRPYGVRQLRAEGLNTTAVRLLWNGPLEYKPEYTYRVETAHCDTHKNKTLTGNDTQISELTPGTECTFCVVVRAADGIEGEANCTLQYTKPEIVWPMISSQGSNSSVRVSWTEPPGRVERFEVKLNGTFGAEKERLLNSSHTFFLFEGLSAGRIYSAMVISVSGPFKEPSGFVTNATFPNPPGLIKVLKKTTSSLHIKWEEAPLMTGASFSYQLSNISTQGGEHISTTNTNLTFPSLQSGTPYSISVATVGVMGFQSEVVQIHNVTTRPFKVNSLKACEDEKIITATWVKPDQYKESYRFHLTLLSSAGNSSYNAMDNKFNFTNLDPGSHYNFSVITETFDGTQSDPTWHFTCTKASPVTDLNCSGPNQPNAEVVLNWTCPSGRFTGFRVSGNNNNSTSPQCYHTVSNLRHHTQYSMDVVTESCGQPSSPQLVSCWTGITDPPPPKNDGSLLKVKDKVYNMFSIQINSSLLNNTNGPITHVGVLVTADNLNTSHFRIYLEKTYTEWKAGHTQAYLATVKETNFQSRSGESQINIAVGDDTTWEGYTNSPLQANGNYKYAIVLFTDLQLKEMLVNGAQSLVSVTQFSTNIYLPTSPAVIGLATGATLGIFFILFIVLIGFIIYWKRRSKKETPDIQIHSMRAKSAAVRVEDFEAYYKKQTADSNCGFAEEFEDLKAVGTGQSKTTALTLENKPKNRYNNVLPYDSSRVKLSIVHGSPYEDYINANYMPGYNSRKEYIAAQGPLPHTVNEFWRMIWEKNVQTLVMLTRCNEQGRVKCEQYWEHGTKHYENIIVTETSKIPLKDWTIRDFRLKNVKTAETRSLRHFHLTAWPDHGVPETTELLISFRHLVREHMDQYSRHSPAVVHCSAGVGRTGTFIAIDHLIFQIERENMVDVFGIVHDLRMHRPLMVQTEDQYVFLHQCAIDIIRSRTGTNVDLIYQNTAALSIYENVEPKKNGYYNA; encoded by the exons ATGCATGTGACCTGGTCTAAACCTGAGGGAGGGAGCTCCTTCTATAGAGTACAGTGGACTAATGAAGGGAAGGATGAGACTTTAAATGTGACAGAAACACATATTAACATTACTAACCTGACTGCTGGTGTCCAGTATGAAATAAGTGTTATTGCAGTAGCAGAGGATCATATTACTGAAGGAAACAGTACCATGGTTTCTCATTACACAA TACCTGAAGTAGTAGAGAAACTCACTGTAGTCTACGTCACAACCTCCTCCATATCTCTTGAGTGGACTAAACCAAAGGGAGAGAGCTCCTTCTATAGAGTACAGTGGACTGATGGAACaactaacaacaacaagaaTGTCACTGAAACAAGAATCAATGTCACTGATCTGACTGCTGGAGTGCTTTATGATTTTACTGTCATAGCAGTGGCTGGAGATAACACAACAGAGAGTGAAATGGCTGAGACTTTTCACTATACCA AGCCCAACATCATCCAGAATCTCACTGTCACTGAACTCACAACATCCTCAATGTATGTGACCTGGTCTAAACCTGAGGAAGGGAGCTCCTTCTATAGAGTACAGTGGACTAATGAAGGGAAGGATGAGACTTTAAATGTGACAGAAACACATATTAACATTACTAACCTGACTGCTGGTGTCCAGTATGAAATAAGTGTTATTGCAGTAGCAGAGGATCATATTACTGAAGGAAACAGTACCATGGTTTCTCATTACACAA TACCTGAAGTAGTAGAGAAACTCACTGTAGTCTACGTCACAACCTCCTCCATATCTCTTGAGTGGACTAAACCAAAGGGAGAGAGCTCCTTCTATAGAGTACAGTGGACTGATGGAACaactaacaacaacaagaaTGTCACTGAAACAAGAATCAATGTCACTGATCTGACTGCTGGAGTGCGGTATGATTTTACTGTCATAGCAGTGGCTGGAGATAACACAACAGAGAGTGAAATGGCTGAGACTTTTCACTATACCA AGCCCAACATCATCCAGAATCTCACTGTCACTGAACTCACAACATCCTCAATGTATGTGACCTGGTCTAAACCTGAGGGAGGGAGCTCCTTCTATAGAGTACAGTGGACTAATGAAGGGAAGGATGAGACTTTAAATGTGACAGAAACACATATTAACATTACTAACCTGACTGCTGGTGTCCAGTATGAAATAAGTGTTATTGCAGTAGCAGAGGATCATATTACTGAAGGAAACAGTACCATGGTTTCTCATTACACAA TACCTGAAGTAGTAGAGAAACTCACTGTAGTCTACGTCACAACCTCCTCCATATCTCTTAAGTGGACTAAACCAAAGGGAGAGAGCTCCTTCTATAGAGTACAGTGGACTGATGGAACaactaacaacaacaagaatgtcactaaaacaaaaatcaatgtCACTGATCTGACTGCTGGAGTGCGGTATGATTTTACTGTCATAGCAGTGGCTGGAGATAACACAACAGAGAGTGAAATGGCTGAGACTTTTCACTATACCA AACCCGGTCAAATTGTGAGCCATGATGAGTCTACAAACATCTTCTCCATTTACCTGAACTGGACACAACCTCCTGGTGAGGTGTTCAAGTACAGAGTAGAATGGCATAATGGGGGGACAGTGAAGTCCAACTACACAAACTCTGCCCATTTCGAGGTACCAGACCTGATCCCTGGCACTTCCTACACGATCCAAATCATGGCTTTGAATGGAGCTAATGAAACAGGAGAGCCTTACACATTCACTTCAGTCACAA AACCTGCTGCGGTCAGGGATCTCGCCATCAAAACAATCACATCATCATCTGTGACTCTGAGCTGGACTAAACCAGAGGGCAACGCTACCTCATACATAGTGAGATGGGCTGAAGGAGAAAACAGCAAAGTCAACACCACCATTAACACTTTCTTTACCATCAATGACTTAACCCCTGGATTTCAGTACAGCATTACAGTGGTTGCTGTTGCTGTAAATCTCTCAAACAAAGGAGAGGAAATATCTGAATCTACCTTTACAC GGCCTGTTAAGCCTGTGGACATTACTGTGGAACCACGAGGGACTGACAGCCTTAACATCAGCTGGACTTTGCGTGAAGGGAGGGTTGATTGCTATATGGTTAACATCTCAAATGATAAACTGATGTATGCTATcagcaataaaacaaaagaggCCACCTTCCTCTTCACTGGTTTACATCCCGGGAGAGTCTTTAACGTCACGGTGACCGCTGTCGCTGGAAACTTCGCCGAGACATCTGACCAGTCTTCATTTGCCACTT ACCCCACGCCTCCTGGTTCCATCAACATCAGTCACAGGACAAACTCATCGCTCTCTGTTGTTTGGGCAACTCCAGCTTTGATGGAGAATGCTCCACACATCAGCTACCATATCATCTACTACTCATCTAAGAACAATGTATTATACAATTATagcaacacagacaaaataGAGTTGTTCCAGCTCTCATCGGGAACTCGCTACAATATATCAGTACAAACAGTTGGACCCGAACATTTAAAGAGCTCAAAAGTTGTTTATTCTACTCTCACCT TGCCCAACCCTGTGCTGAACCTTAAATCCAGCACTAAATCCACCACCTCTGTAGAAGTGACATGGTCACCACCGCAGGGAGTCCAGGACTATTACCGATACTTGGTTCAAACTGTCAGTCCTACAGGAACTAACGAATCAGTCAGCACTAACAGCGCTGAATTATCAAAGCTGGAGCCAGGAACTAAATACAACATCAGTGTCAGAACGATAGCAGCGCAAGGAATCGAATCAGCGGATGAATTTACATTCAGTTACACAA GACCCACAGCAGTGCCCAGCATCACTGTTGAGAATGTGACCACAACAAGCGTCCAGCTGTCGTGGCTCAGGCAGAGTGACCATAAACCGTCCTACTCCTACCTGGTGATGGCACTGCAGGACACCAAGCTTGTTCACAATGAAtccacagagaaagagacatacACCTTCTCTGATCTGTACCCTGGaagtttttacacttttaaagtGGTCACTGTGGTAGACGGGGTCAAgtcatcagagacaaacataTCCAGTTACACAA AGCCTGCGGTGGTATCTGACATCTTTATCAAGGGAAGCACAACCAACCTGTCAGTGAGTTGGTCACAAGCATGCGGTCAGGTGGACTCATACACAGCCCTGCTGTACAGAGACGGGGTGCTGGTGGGAAACAGCAAAGATGTTAATGGCACAATTCTAAACGAACTGTTTGAGGACCTGAAACCAGGAGTGCTGTACTGTGTGGCGGTGGTCACCAAAAGTGGTCCCTTTttgaataaaagtgaaaaagtttGCAACGCAACCT TTCCTAACCCTCCTGGTGCCATCATGGTCGAGTCTCAGACTGTGGACTCTATCAACTTCACCTGGTCTCTACCCAAGAACATGGACCACATGCAGTATAACTTCAGTGTGTCCACCAAAAACGGCTCCTGTCTGGTTGGAAACAACTCGTACCCGCtaacagatcttcagtctggtAGTCCTTACAATATCTCTGTTGTTACTGTTGGTGTGTGGAACTATGAGAGCTCAGCAGTGAAGGCACAAAACTACACCA aGCCACATCCAGTGACTGTGCGAGGAGATGAGACATTAATCACCACAAACAAAGTGACTTTGTTCTGGGAACAGCCGGAGAAAAAATCTCACTACTCATATGTGGTGGAGGTCTCCAGTGGTGCTCCACCTCAAACAGTCAACGAAACCACAATAACGATCACTGGTCTCTCCTCTGGGAGCAACTACAGCTTCACTGTGACTACACAGACAGCAGATGGCACTAAGGCAGCTCCTGTGGCTGTGTCCTACTTCACAA GGCCGTATGGTGTCAGACAGTTGCGGGCTGAAGGCTTAAACACCACTGCTGTACGTCTGCTTTGGAATGGACCTCTGGAATACAAACCAGAATATACATACCGGGTTGAGACTGCACACTGTGACacccacaaaaacaaaaccctcACAGGGAATGACACGCAGATCTCCGAGCTCACCCCTGGGACCGAATGCAccttctgtgttgttgtcagggcAGCGGACGGCATCGAAGGAGAAGCAAACTGCACCCTTCAGTACACAA AGCCTGAGATAGTGTGGCCCATGATCTCCAGTCAGGGCTCCAACAGTTCAGTCCGGGTGTCGTGGACCGAACCTCCTGGGAGAGTGGAGCGTTTTGAGGTTAAACTGAACGGCACTTTTGGGGCTGAAAAGGAGCGACTGCTGAACTCCAGTCATACATTCTTTCTGTTTGAGGGCCTGTCTGCTGGAAGGATTTACTCTGCCATGGTAATCTCAGTGAGTGGACCCTTCAAGGAACCATCTGGATTTGTTACTAATGCAACTT TCCCTAACCCTCCTGGGCTGATTAAGGTCCTGAAAAAGACAACCAGCTCCCTTCACATCAAGTGGGAGGAAGCGCCTTTGATGACTGGTGCATCATTCTCCTACCAGCTGTCTAACATATCAACACAGGGAGGGGAACACATCTCTACCACCAACACCAATCTTACTTTTCCCTCCCTGCAGTCTGGGACCCCCTACAGTATCTCAGTGGCAACAGTGGGGGTTATGGGTTTTCAGAGTGAGGTGGTTCAGATCCACAATGTCACCACAA GACCTTTCAAGGTGAATTCTCTTAAAGCTTGTGAGGACGAGAAAATCATCACAGCCACATGGGTCAAGCCTGACCAATACAAGGAAAGCTATCGTTTCCATCTGACTCTGCTCAGCTCAGCTGGGAACTCAAGTTACAACGCTATGGATAACAAATTTAACTTCACCAATTTGGATCCTGGGAGCCACTACAACTTTAGTGTCATTACAGAGACTTTTGATGGAACGCAGAGTGATCCAACATGGCATTTCACCTGCACAA AGGCGAGCCCTGTGACAGACTTAAACTGTTCGGGTCCAAACCAACCAAACGCAGAAGTCGTCCTGAACTGGACCTGTCCCTCTGGTCGTTTCACTGGATTCCGGGTGTCCGGAAACAATAATAATTCAACAAGCCCACAATGTTATCACACTGTGTCCAACCTTCGTCACCACACTCAGTACAGCATGGATGTGGTGACTGAGAGCTGTGGGCAACCCAGCAGCCCACAGCTTGTTTCCTGTTGGACCGGAATCACAG ACCCCCCACCTCCAAAGAACGATGGCTCACTGCTGAAAGTTAAGGACAAAGTATACAATATGTTCTCCATTCAGATTAATTCCAGCCTGCTAAATAACACCAATGGGCCTATAACACATGTTGGGGTGCTCGTGACTGCTGACAATCTTA ACACCTCTCATTTTAGAATCTACTTGGAGAAAACTTACACTGAGTGGAAGGCCGGGCATACTCAAGCATACCTGGCAACAGTTAAAGAGACAAACTTCCAGAGCCGTAGCGGGGAGAGCCAAATTAACATAGCAGTTGGAGATGATACCACATGGGAAGGCTACACTAACAGTCCTCTGCAGGCCAATGGAAATTACAA ATATGCTATCGTGTTGTTCACCGATCTACAGCTGAAAGAAATGTTGGTGAACGGTGCACAGTCACTGGTTTCAGTAACACAATTTTCTACGAACATCTATCTTCCAACAAGCCCAG cggtgattggcctcgcTACCGGAGCAACGTTGGgcatttttttcattctcttcaTCGTCCTCATCGGCTTCATTATCTACTGGAAAAG GAGATCGAAAAAAGAAACACCAGACATCCAGATTCATTCCATGAG agcCAAATC TGCGGCTGTGAGGGTGGAGGACTTTGAGGCTTACTACAAGAAACAGACGGCAGACTCTAACTGTGGCTTTGCAGAGGAGTTTGAG GATCTGAAAGCTGTTGGTACAGGACAGTCCAAAACAACCGCCCTGACTCTTGAGAACAAGCCAAAGAACCGCTACAACAATGTGCTCCCCT ATGACTCCTCTAGGGTGAAACTCTCTATTGTCCATGGGAGTCCATATGAGGACTACATCAATGCTAACTACATGCCG GGTTACAACTCCAGGAAGGAGTACATTGCAGCTCAGGGTCCTCTGCCGCACACAGTCAACGAGTTCTGGAGGATGATCTGGGAGAAGAACGTACAGACTTTGGTCATGCTGACACGCTGCAATGAACAGGGACGA GTAAAATGTGAGCAGTACTGGGAACATGGTACCAAGCACTATGAAAACATCATTGTGACAGAAACTTCTAAAATACCCCTTAAAGACTGGACCATCAGGGACTTTAGGCTTAAAAAT GTGAAGACTGCAGAGACCCGCTCGTTGCGTCACTTCCACTTAACAGCCTGGCCGGATCACGGGGTGCCAGAGACCACCGAGCTGCTGATCAGCTTCAGACATTTGGTCAGAGAGCACATGGACCAGTACTCCAGACACTCTCCTGCTGTGGTCCACTGCAG TGCTGGTGTTGGTAGAACTGGTACATTTATAGCCATTGACCATCTGATCTTCCAGATTGAGAGGGAAAATATGGTTGACGTGTTTGGCATTGTGCATGACCTGCGCATGCACAGGCCCCTCATGGTTCAGACAGAG GACCAGTACGTGTTCTTACACCAGTGTGCCATAGACATCATCAGATCGAGAACTGGAACCAATGTGGATCTTATCTACCAAAACACAGCTGCCCTCTCTATTTACGAGAATGTGGAACCAAAGAAAAATGGGTACTATAATGCATGA
- the LOC136179700 gene encoding receptor-type tyrosine-protein phosphatase eta, producing MKPLVRFSVFLLLLHAVLKIYEANCDSSQCAENQTETLTTTTTTVRLESDQNCNLSIGNDTTGQGSITDLTPGKVYKVFFICFNCCKEVTMKPEAVRNLHVTNVTTNSLTVNWTEPEGNSSLYRVNWTNGQVNTTETSQTIKDLTAGVLYCVSVTAVASDDRTEGQNSTVCRYTLPEVVEKLTVVNVTTSSISLEWTKPKGESSFYRVQWTDGTTNNNKNVTETKINVTDLTAGVLYDFTVIAVAGDNTTESEMAETFHYTIPEVVEKLTVVYVTTSSISLEWTKPKGESSFYRVQWTDGTTNNNKNVTETRINVTDLTAGVRYDFTVIAVAGDNTTESEMAETFHYTKPNIIQNLTVTELTTSSMYVTWSKPEGGSSFYRVQWTNEGKDETLNVTETHINITNLTAGVQYEISVIAVAEDHITEGNSTMVSHYTSKCVMLSGCESVLNNNNNLYFIDPTRGHLFFTLCLVNMRHKHRPKYTHMHKQDLMDIY from the exons ATCTATGAAGCAAACTGTGACA GTAGTCAATGTGCTGAAAATCAAACGGAAACattaacaacaaccacaacaacagtcAGGTTGGAATCAGATCAAAACTGTAACTTATCCATTGGGAATGACACAACTGGGCAAGGTTCGATAACTGATTTGACGCCTGGAAAAGTCTATAAAGTCTTCTTCATCTGTTTTAACTGCTGCAAAGAGGTCACAATGA AGCCCGAAGCTGTCAGAAACCTTCATGTCACTAATGTGACAACCAACTCCTTGACTGTTAACTGGACTGAACCTGAGGGAAACAGCTCCCTCTACAGAGTGAACTGGACTAATGGACAAGTCAACACAACAGAAACCTCCCAAACCATCAAGGATCTTACTGCTGGAGTCCTGTACTGTGTATCTGTCACTGCAGTGGCCAGTGATGACCGTACTGAAGGACAGAATAGCACTGTATGTCGGTACACAC TACCTGAAGTAGTAGAGAAACTCACTGTAGTCAACGTCACAACCTCCTCCATATCTCTTGAGTGGACTAAACCAAAGGGAGAGAGCTCCTTCTATAGAGTACAGTGGACTGATGGAACaactaacaacaacaagaatgtcactgaaacaaaaatcaatgtCACTGATCTGACTGCTGGAGTGCTTTATGATTTTACTGTCATAGCAGTGGCTGGAGATAACACAACAGAGAGTGAAATGGCTGAGACTTTTCACTATACCA TACCTGAAGTAGTAGAGAAACTCACTGTAGTCTACGTCACAACCTCCTCCATATCTCTTGAGTGGACTAAACCAAAGGGAGAGAGCTCCTTCTATAGAGTACAGTGGACTGATGGAACaactaacaacaacaagaaTGTCACTGAAACAAGAATAAATGTCACTGATCTGACTGCTGGAGTGCGGTATGATTTTACTGTCATAGCAGTGGCTGGAGATAACACAACAGAGAGTGAAATGGCTGAGACTTTTCACTATACCA AGCCCAACATCATCCAGAATCTCACTGTCACTGAACTCACAACATCCTCAATGTATGTGACCTGGTCTAAACCTGAGGGAGGGAGCTCCTTCTATAGAGTACAGTGGACTAATGAAGGGAAGGATGAGACTTTAAATGTGACAGAAACACATATTAACATTACTAACCTGACTGCTGGTGTCCAGTATGAAATAAGTGTTATTGCAGTAGCAGAGGATCATATTACTGAAGGAAACAGTACCATGGTTTCTCATTACACAAGTAAGTGTGTCATGTTGTCAGGTTGTGAGAGtgtgctaaataataataataatttatattttattgatcccacgaggggacatttgttttttacactctgtctagtaaacatgcgacacaaacataggccaaaatacacacacatgcacaaacaggatcttatGGACATatactaa